caaggttaagatgattcaggagcgacttcgcacggcacagtctagacagaagagttataccgataggaaggtccgtgatgttgcttacatagttggggagaaggttttgctcaaggtttcacctatgaagggtgttatgaggttcgggaagaagggcaagttgagcgcTCGATATATTGTgccatttgaggtacttcagaggattgcggaggtggcttacaagcttgccttgccacctagtttgtcgagtgtgcatccaatattttatgtttctatgctccggaagtatgtcggcgatccgtctcatgttttggatttaaGCACAGTTTAATTGGATGGTGATCTGACTTATGATATGAAGTCGGtcgctattttggatcggcaggctcagaagttgaggtcaaaggacatagcttcagtgaaggtgcagtggagaggtcggccagttaaggaggctacttgggagaccgagcgagagatacggagcagatatccacacctatttgagactccaggtatatttctagacccgttcgaggatgaacatttatttaagagggggaatGTAAcggcccaaccggtcattttgagagttgtagcctcgttaccccatttactactcattttgtACTGTATAGCTGCAATGTGACTTGACGGGGTAgtcgattcgggtccggtgagattatagaatgaaatgagacacttcgtctcaaggttgaaatcttaagttgaaatgattgaTCGTATATTGatctttgagtaaacgactccagaatagagttttgataattttgttagctccgttaggtgattttggacttaggaacgtgtccggattgtggtttggaggtccgtagtagaattaggcttgaaatggcaaaaatcaaaatttttggaaagtttgaccgggagtgaactttttgatatcggggtcggattctgattccagaagttagagtaggtccataatgtcaaatgtgacttgtgtacaaaatttggggtcaatcggacgtgttttgataggtttcggcatcgtttgtataAATTGGAAGTTTAAAATTCATTAGaattgaatctatgtgtgattcgtgtttttgacgttgttcgaggtattttgagggatcgactaagtttgtatgatattttgggactcgttgctatgtttggttgaggtcccgggggcctcgggttgggtttggatggttaacggataaaaaatcAGGCTTAGTGCATTGCTGAAGCTGGAGCTCTTCTGGTgttatcgcacctgcgaggggttggccgcaggtgcgatgccgtaGATGCGGCTGGCTTTACGCAGAAGCAGAGCTGGTCTAGCCTGGGCAGGGCATTGGTGCGAGGGGctaaccgcatctgcgagcccgcaggtgcgagcgagGCTCCCCAGATGCGGAGTTGATGGAGAGGCATGTTTCCGCAGAAACGGATGGAAGGTCGAAGAAGCGGCTCTGCAGCTGCGGAACCtggagcgcagatgcggccctGGGGGACTTAAGTGAGTTTCGCGGAAGCGGAGGGCGTACCCCAAAAGCGGTTCCGCAGGTTCGGTTgggtcgcaggtgcaaaaagcctgggcagattattaaaataagggttcgcgattttggcttcatttcaaacatttcaagcacggGTTAGGCGCTTTTTGAGAGGGTTTTCtgggggattcttgaggtaattCCCTTGTGCTCATTCTTGATCAATAATAttgcttccccattgatttttccacctagttgatgtgtatttaaggtgtaaattgtgagtttgaggctagggatttggagggtttgatttggggatttgggtgacgatttggtgtcagattttgataaatttagtatggatagactcgtggttgagtgggatttcaggttttgtgacttttatcgaatttcgagacgtgggatcGGTGGCCGACTTTTGagccaattttttattttgattaataactttatattttcttatggagttgattcctttagctcataGTGATTTTATCacattgtttgtggctagattcgaggcattcagaggccgtttcgcgaggcaaggtGGTGTTGGAGAAGAGATTTGCTcgtattgaggtaagtaatagttctaaatttggttctgagggtacgaaaccccgtattacgtgtcatgtatttttgaggtgacacacatgctaggtgatggacgtgtgggcgtgcaccgtaaggATTGTGACTTTGTCAAATTCTGTGGAATCGTGTAGTTGTATAATCtattgttatctgtacattctccatgtaatagagaaattgaaccacaaatcatgtttagactatgtgttggcactgtagggacccacagaggtcgtgtgcatgttgaattatctgctaaattattattttgtactcagtcacagttttacttgtttaatttatctcagtctctattgttccttgttgatacattatatcattctgTTGGGGCTGACTTTCATGATTTCTTAAAGCCCATGAGACTGGaaagatttatgactgagtgaggccgagggcctgattgtatgatattgatactatagcacgtgagttgtccgtgaagcacgtgagttgtccatacgtatccagatattatactagcacgtgagttgtccgtgcgaatctaGATATTGtactagcacgtgagttgtccgtggggattatagcgcttgggctgaaggagcccctctggagtctgcacacacccctaatgagcgcaggtacttactgagtgtgagtgccgagtgtaTAGTGAttatgaggttggagtgaatgggaggattgggtgactgttgctctgagaggatgcattgatttctttattgttgcactttagctataatatatcactattttggaaatttctgagagatattatcttctgtttcagttgaacttgatatgaaattactatttGGGCCATAATTGTTGAACTtgcaagcatgcctactttcttatgttggaaattactgtaattggacttagctgtgaagctcgtcactactttcagttctttatttagtattgttacttgcttagttggttgtactcatactacaccctgcacttcgtgtgcagatccaggtgttcccagaCACAATGGGTGTTGATTtcttcgcgcagttgatttttcggagattccgaggtagctgCCAGTATttcacagaccttgtctctccttctctatcttcttgtttattgtattttgtctcagactattatagaccgtgttttTCCAGCTTGtgatatatagatgctcatgcactctgtgacaccccgatagttgggAATTCCACGCTGAGTTTTAGGTTTCAAATCcctatttatgagattttttgttatttaaactGCTTTAATTCATTTTCTGTTAAAAGTGTTGGGATTATTTTGTAATGATGGCTTGCGTAGTAccacgataggctccatcacgacaggttagggtgttggatcgtgacaagttggtataagagcctaggttacataggtctcatgagtcatatTTGAGTCCATATAGAGCTTTAGTCAACTTATACACATGGTAAGGAAATTTGAGTCTTCAAAACtaggaggttgttttacatataCCTCCTCATCAATAAAGCCATATAAAAGGCATTTTTGACATCCTTCTGAAAAAGTCTAAATCGTTTGAAGGATGCATATGCAAGAAGAATCCCTATAGACTCTAGTCGAGCTACTTGTGCAAAGGTTTCATCGTAGTCGACTCCTTCCAGTTGTGAGTAGCCTTGGGCTACTAATCTGGCTTTGTTTCTCATGACCTTTCCATCTTCATTAAGTTTATTTCTGAAAACCCATTTTGTTCCAACTACAGTAGCATTTGAAGGCTTAGGTAGCAGTTTCCATACttgatttttatcaaattgaTTGAGTTCTTCCTGCATTGCTTGTACCCAGCTGGAGTCTTTTAAGgcttcctcaatcttctttggttCAATCTGAGAGATGAGTGctacattttcctttttcttgagAGCTCCCCTGTTTTTCATTCCTTCACTTGGATCTCCTATGATAAACTTTTGAGGATATTCCGGTTCACTTCTCCACTCATTTGGACTTGTTTCAATCGTATGAGTAGTTGACTCCTTTTTGTGATTCTGGTTGACTGTTGACATGCTCACTAGTTGATTCTGTGACACCGTCTATCGTATCAGTCGACTTTTGAGATTTGCTTGACTGTGGTGTTTCTTGACTGAAATCTTCATCACCTGCAATAATTCATTTCTCGGTCATAGTGTTATTTTCATCAAATATGACATGTACCGATTCTTTTATAGATAAAGTGTGTTTATTATAGACTCAAAAAGATCTACTATTTATAGAATAACCCAAAAAATATACCTTCATCACTTCTTGGAACAAATTTTTCAAGATTGTCCTTACCATTGTTGTGGATAAGACACTTACTGCCAAAAGGATGAAAATAACTTGTGTTGGGCAGTTTACCTTTCCATAACTCATATGGAGTTTTCTTCAATATAGGTCTTATAAGACATCTGTTGAGAATGTGGCAGGATGTGCTTATGCTTCTGCCCAAAAATGGTTTGGCGGGGAATATTCCAATATCATTGTTCTAGCCATATCTTGTAGAGTTCTATTTTTCTGCTCAGCTACTCCATTCTGTTGAGGTGATCTtggagctgagaagttgtgagtaTATCCTTGGTCATTGCAGAAATCTTCAAATGCTCTGCTTTCgaattctcctccatgatcactttGAATGGTTGTAATAAGGTACCCATTTTCTCTTTCAACTTTCTTACAGAAAATCTCAAAGTATTTCAAAGCTTCATCTTTGTGAGATAATAAAATCACCCATGTAAAACGTGAgtattcatcaacaataaaaaaGTATATCAGTTTCCTCCTATGCTAGCAGTTCTTGTAGGTCCAAACAAATCCATGTGGAGCAATTGTAAAAGCTTAGTGTAGATACAATGTctttgcttttgaaagagtttctggTTTGTTTACCAATTTAACATGCATTACATACATGATTTCTAGAAAAATTGAGTTTAGGGAGACCAATAACTAAATCATGCTTGGAGAACTTCTAAATAAGATGcatgcttgcatgaccaagtttctTATGTCGTAAACATAGATAATCAGATATAGATGCTAAGCAGATATGACTATCTAGATTTTCAATGCCATCAAGAATGTAAGCATTTCCATACCTTTTCATGGGAGTATTATTTTACATGTCTCATCTTCAATACCGTAGTTTGTTTTCTTGAATTTAACTTCGTACCCTGATTCACATAACTGACTTATACTCAGGAGATTGTAGTTGAGTCCTTTAACAAGATACACTTTAGTAATATCACAGTTGTTATTGAATGGAACTGTGCCAGTGCCAACTATCTTTCATTTTGAATCATCGCCAAATTTGACACTTCCTCTATTTATCTTTGTAAATTCTTTGAACAGGTTTTTGTTACTTGTCATGTGACTGGAACACGCACTGTCTAAGTACCATTTTCCTTTGCGGTTCTTTCTGTTGTGTTCCTTGCTTGTTTCACCTCGTGCCATGAAACAATTTTCATTATCTTCTTTGCATTCATCGTCTGATGCATCTTCACTAGTCCAGCCCAAATATTTGTTCATGTTGTTTTCCAGAATGGTCATGAAGCATAAATTTGCTATTTTCTCATGTTCCGAACTGTCTTCATCACTCCAACTTCTGAAAGATTTATTTTTATTGAATCCTCGGGAAACCTTTCTTTTAAGATCTGGGCATTCAGCTTGAACATGCCCATatcttccacactcataacatttTCCATCATTCTTGTCTTGTTCATTGTATTGACTGGTTCGCCTAGGGGGAATCCTACCTCTTCTTGTGTTTCTGTATCTTCTCATTAAACCATCCATGTTCCTTGATACCATGGCAATCTCTTCTTTAAGAGCTTCTGGGTCGTCATCAATATCATTTCTGGTCTTTCAGTTATAGCTTTGAAGGcaactgttttcttcttttcttctggGTTTGTTTTCTTGAGGTGAGTTTTCTCAAATTCTATAAGATCCCCTCGAAGCTCATCATATGAAAGTTTGTTTATATCTTGTGATTAGAGTGTAACTACTTTTGTCTACCAAGTGGTAGGTAGACTCGTTAGAATTTTCCGAACTTGATCACCACTTGAGTATGGTTTACTAAAAGCTTTTAGATCGCTAATGATT
The sequence above is drawn from the Nicotiana tabacum cultivar K326 chromosome 13, ASM71507v2, whole genome shotgun sequence genome and encodes:
- the LOC142168104 gene encoding uncharacterized protein LOC142168104 — translated: MWDKLKITYEGTNKVKETDINMLVHDYELFQIKEGQSIEEIFARFSKIISDLKAFSKPYSSGDQTRNDIDDDPEALKEEIAMVSRNMDGLMRRYRNTRRGRIPPRRTSQYNEQDKNDGKCYECGRYGHVQAECPDLKRKVSRGFNKNKSFRSWSDEDSSEHEKIANLCFMTILENNMNKYLGWTSEDASDDECKEDNENCFMARGETSKEHNRKNRKGKWYLDSACSSHMTSNKNLFKEFTKINRGSVKFGDDSK